In Microbacterium sp. AB, a single genomic region encodes these proteins:
- a CDS encoding phage holin family protein has translation MGFLIRVAVNAFAIWVVSLVPFLHVTITPFAPGGDLQLVISLLAIAALFAVVNTIVGTAIRIVAFPLFVLTLGLFSLLLNGILLWVTAWVMSPWDWGLSLDGFWPAVLAGILLSLINWVFGILLRPQKKRR, from the coding sequence ATGGGCTTCCTCATCCGTGTCGCCGTGAACGCCTTCGCGATCTGGGTCGTGAGTCTCGTGCCGTTCCTGCACGTCACGATCACCCCGTTCGCACCGGGCGGCGACCTGCAGCTGGTCATCAGCCTGCTCGCCATCGCCGCGCTCTTCGCCGTCGTCAACACGATCGTCGGCACCGCGATCAGGATCGTGGCCTTCCCGCTGTTCGTGCTGACCCTCGGGCTCTTCTCCCTTCTCCTCAACGGCATCCTGCTGTGGGTGACCGCCTGGGTGATGAGCCCCTGGGACTGGGGGCTCAGCCTCGACGGGTTCTGGCCGGCCGTGCTCGCCGGCATCCTCCTCAGCCTCATCAACTGGGTCTTCGGCATCCTCCTGCGCCCGCAGAAGAAGCGCCGCTGA
- the fepB gene encoding Fe2+-enterobactin ABC transporter substrate-binding protein, which yields MNNSLPCVVAVVVATALAATVAGCSSRADDDPSAASTDEGSWPRTIEHELGETTIDAQPENIVSTSVTITGTLLAIDAPVTASAATTVSSITDDRGFFSQWADVAEERGLEELYPDLDLDLEAVIAAAPDLIVISTSGADTTADAYDQLSEIAPTVALDYGSQSWQELAVALGEATGLEDDVDATLDAYEAEIEDAASAIEVPEGEANAVVYNGTENDTAFAKAGSPHADLLESLGFAIAAAPEGLDTSEQARSDFAFLSVENAVATLTADTVLLVSGGDDTLESLVDEPVFANAPAIRSGQVYPLGETSFRIDYYSALDIADTLVAELGA from the coding sequence ATGAACAACTCCCTCCCTTGCGTCGTCGCCGTCGTGGTGGCCACCGCGCTCGCCGCCACCGTCGCAGGCTGCAGCAGCCGTGCCGATGACGACCCCTCGGCGGCATCGACCGACGAGGGCTCCTGGCCTCGCACGATCGAGCACGAGCTCGGCGAGACGACGATCGATGCCCAGCCGGAGAACATCGTCTCGACCTCCGTCACGATCACCGGCACGCTCCTCGCCATCGACGCGCCGGTGACGGCGAGCGCGGCGACGACGGTGAGCTCGATCACGGATGACCGGGGCTTCTTCTCCCAGTGGGCGGATGTCGCCGAGGAGCGGGGCCTGGAGGAGCTGTACCCCGACCTCGATCTCGACCTCGAGGCGGTCATCGCCGCCGCGCCCGACCTCATCGTCATCTCGACGTCGGGCGCCGACACGACCGCCGACGCCTACGACCAGCTCTCCGAGATCGCGCCGACCGTCGCGCTCGACTACGGCAGCCAGTCCTGGCAGGAGCTCGCCGTCGCCCTCGGCGAGGCCACGGGCCTGGAGGACGACGTCGATGCGACGCTCGACGCGTACGAGGCGGAGATCGAGGACGCCGCCTCCGCGATCGAGGTCCCGGAGGGCGAGGCCAACGCCGTCGTCTACAACGGCACCGAGAACGACACCGCCTTCGCCAAGGCGGGCAGCCCGCACGCCGACCTGCTCGAGTCGCTGGGCTTCGCGATCGCCGCAGCCCCCGAGGGACTCGACACCTCGGAGCAGGCGCGCAGCGACTTCGCGTTCCTCTCCGTCGAGAACGCGGTCGCGACGCTGACGGCCGACACGGTGCTCCTCGTCTCGGGGGGCGACGACACGCTCGAGAGCCTCGTGGACGAGCCGGTGTTCGCCAACGCGCCGGCCATCCGGAGCGGCCAGGTCTACCCGCTCGGCGAGACGTCGTTCCGCATCGACTACTACAGCGCGCTCGACATCGCAGACACGCTCGTCGCGGAACTGGGTGCCTGA
- a CDS encoding alpha/beta hydrolase family protein, giving the protein MDVGHGGAVAVDPEELRGLAARVTADAARLEGAASEMRAAAYPLADTLIPTSGILAAAGHIAQEASRTADLAAAMRFAADVYELVELQARVLMLGLPHGRPHDDLLRSIEQRARGLEARSPGATEEAERMLVEWRGEHGREFERQLRGGPNALLGMFGISVPRMLAFLSFPMEVLRDRGFGRIPPGQRLRGRAARPRMLPATPGAPAAAPRSIGDMASRVPDGSDATIRVERYTMPDGSREFALYVAGTQSEEGTVLDWASNLKLYVGERSQAYEAVELALRDAGAGPGDPLHAVGFSQGGMIASWLVAEGGYDVRTLVTLGAPVEADAGGGPLVVALRHDDDPVPLLAGGGHPHATGSEGTVLVERTYDPPSTPADLLLPAHRLDSYVETAREFDASADPRLEGVRDRLAHLGEAETIEVFGFRPEQTPERSGREGGGSF; this is encoded by the coding sequence ATGGACGTCGGTCATGGCGGCGCGGTCGCGGTCGACCCGGAGGAGCTGCGCGGGCTGGCGGCCCGGGTGACCGCCGACGCCGCGCGTCTCGAGGGCGCCGCGTCGGAGATGCGCGCGGCGGCGTACCCGCTCGCCGACACCCTCATCCCGACCTCCGGCATCCTCGCCGCCGCCGGGCACATCGCGCAGGAGGCGTCGCGCACCGCCGACCTCGCCGCCGCCATGCGGTTCGCGGCCGACGTGTACGAGCTCGTCGAGCTGCAGGCGAGGGTGCTCATGCTCGGGCTCCCGCACGGCCGTCCGCACGACGACCTGCTGCGGTCGATCGAGCAGCGCGCACGCGGTCTCGAGGCGCGCAGCCCCGGCGCGACCGAGGAGGCGGAGCGGATGCTCGTCGAATGGCGCGGCGAGCACGGCCGGGAGTTCGAGCGGCAGCTGCGGGGAGGCCCGAACGCGCTGCTGGGGATGTTCGGGATCTCGGTGCCGCGCATGCTGGCGTTCCTCTCCTTCCCGATGGAGGTGCTCCGCGACAGGGGCTTCGGGAGGATCCCGCCCGGTCAGCGTCTGCGCGGCCGTGCGGCTCGGCCGCGCATGCTTCCCGCCACGCCCGGCGCGCCGGCGGCCGCACCGCGATCGATCGGCGACATGGCGTCGCGGGTGCCGGACGGGTCCGACGCGACGATCCGGGTGGAGCGGTACACGATGCCGGACGGCTCGCGGGAGTTCGCCCTCTACGTCGCCGGCACGCAGTCGGAGGAGGGGACGGTGCTCGACTGGGCGTCGAACCTGAAGCTCTACGTGGGCGAGCGGTCCCAGGCGTACGAGGCCGTGGAGCTCGCTCTGCGGGACGCCGGTGCGGGCCCCGGCGATCCGCTGCACGCGGTGGGCTTCTCGCAGGGAGGCATGATCGCGAGCTGGCTCGTGGCGGAGGGCGGGTACGACGTGCGGACGCTCGTGACGCTCGGCGCGCCCGTGGAGGCCGATGCGGGCGGAGGGCCCCTCGTCGTCGCCCTGCGTCACGACGACGATCCCGTGCCGCTGCTCGCGGGCGGAGGACACCCGCATGCGACGGGGTCCGAGGGGACCGTCCTCGTCGAGCGGACCTACGATCCTCCGAGCACGCCGGCCGATCTCCTCCTCCCCGCCCATCGTCTCGACTCCTACGTCGAGACGGCGCGCGAGTTCGACGCGTCGGCCGATCCGCGCCTCGAGGGCGTCCGGGACCGGCTCGCGCATCTCGGCGAGGCGGAGACGATCGAGGTCTTCGGCTTCCGTCCGGAGCAGACGCCGGAACGGTCGGGCCGCGAGGGCGGTGGGTCGTTCTGA
- a CDS encoding helix-turn-helix transcriptional regulator yields the protein MHTAQLVDSVRHTHGEHELTWVAAGELRLTIGVREWTVDAARALWIPAGIPHLVRPARNALALPLFFPSARWPSPYAEPRAVPRSEELDALARTLAQPGLATPSTLHASRRRLLDIVAAAEAPGLPLPHDPRAREIADALVADPSRPETLEEWGRIIHVSAKTLQRSFSCETGMRFPEWRTRLRLRTAHRLLTSDETIASISSRVGYASCTAFIDAFRREYGDTPAHLRRTGDLSAA from the coding sequence ATGCACACCGCACAGCTCGTCGACTCCGTGCGGCACACCCATGGCGAGCACGAGCTCACATGGGTCGCCGCGGGCGAGCTGCGCCTGACGATCGGCGTCCGGGAGTGGACGGTCGACGCCGCCCGCGCGCTGTGGATCCCCGCGGGCATCCCGCACCTGGTCCGCCCCGCCCGGAACGCCCTCGCGCTGCCGCTGTTCTTCCCGTCCGCCCGCTGGCCGAGCCCGTACGCCGAGCCTCGCGCGGTGCCGAGGTCCGAAGAGCTCGACGCGCTGGCTCGAACGCTCGCCCAGCCGGGCCTCGCGACGCCCAGCACGCTCCACGCATCCCGACGGCGACTCCTCGACATCGTCGCGGCCGCGGAGGCGCCGGGGCTGCCTCTGCCGCACGATCCGCGCGCGAGGGAGATCGCCGACGCCCTGGTGGCCGATCCGTCACGCCCGGAGACCCTCGAGGAGTGGGGCAGGATCATCCATGTCAGCGCCAAGACGCTCCAGAGATCCTTCTCCTGCGAGACCGGGATGCGCTTCCCGGAATGGCGCACCCGACTGCGGCTGCGCACCGCGCACCGCCTGCTGACGTCCGACGAGACCATCGCCTCGATCTCGTCGCGCGTCGGCTACGCCAGCTGCACCGCCTTCATCGACGCGTTCCGGCGCGAGTACGGCGACACCCCCGCGCACCTGCGGCGCACGGGCGACCTCTCCGCCGCGTAG
- a CDS encoding FHA domain-containing protein yields MPGTERPLRVEFAGEWHTVSPHARFTIGREGDLSVDDNPYLHRHFLELSFHEGLWWLANVGSRLAPTVSSAGGAVQSWLSPGARMPIVFAQSVIVFTAGPTTYEIALHTDEAHYSVASQVQTSMTGEATVMPVSFTPLQRVLIVALAEPMLRREGVSVSELPSSSAAAARLGWTMSKFNRKLDNVCDKLDRMGVQGLRGGTGRLATNRRARLVEYAVSSQLVTRADLPLLDDESLHDSADD; encoded by the coding sequence ATGCCCGGCACGGAGAGGCCGTTGCGCGTCGAGTTCGCGGGCGAGTGGCACACCGTGAGCCCGCACGCCCGGTTCACGATCGGGAGGGAAGGCGACCTCTCGGTCGACGACAATCCGTATCTGCACCGGCATTTCCTCGAGCTGTCGTTCCATGAGGGCCTGTGGTGGCTGGCGAACGTCGGCTCACGCCTCGCCCCGACGGTCTCGAGCGCGGGCGGCGCCGTGCAGTCGTGGCTGTCGCCCGGCGCGCGGATGCCCATCGTCTTCGCGCAGAGCGTCATCGTCTTCACCGCAGGGCCGACGACCTACGAGATCGCCCTCCACACGGACGAGGCGCACTACTCCGTGGCGAGCCAGGTGCAGACCTCGATGACGGGGGAGGCGACCGTCATGCCCGTGAGCTTCACGCCCCTGCAGCGGGTGCTCATCGTCGCGCTCGCCGAGCCCATGCTGCGCCGCGAGGGAGTGAGCGTGAGCGAGCTGCCGTCCTCGAGCGCGGCGGCGGCGCGCCTCGGCTGGACGATGAGCAAGTTCAACCGCAAGCTCGACAACGTCTGCGACAAGCTCGACCGGATGGGCGTGCAGGGCCTGCGCGGCGGCACGGGGAGGCTCGCGACGAACCGCCGCGCACGGCTCGTCGAGTACGCGGTGTCGTCGCAGCTCGTCACGCGCGCGGACCTGCCGCTGCTGGACGACGAGTCGCTGCACGACTCTGCCGACGACTGA
- the purB gene encoding adenylosuccinate lyase: MTAFPPQPLSPLDGRYRSVVSPLAEYLSEAGLNRVRVEVEIEWIITLTNNSLFGTTPLSQDDKARLRALYLTFGQAEIDWLAEREAVTRHDVKAVEYLVRDRLEQLGLAALAELTHFGATSEDINSLAYALTVKRAVAEVWLPALRAVVEKLRTLALEHADAALLSRTHGQPATPTTVGKELGVFVWRLERVVRQIEGSEYLGKFSGATGTWSAHLAAAPHVAWPNIARGFVESLGLAFNPLTTQIESHDWQIELYDRAKHAGGILHNLATDVWAYISLGYFAQIPVAGATGSSTMPHKINPIRFENAEANLEIAGGLFTTLAQTLVTSRLQRDLTDSSTQRNIGVALGHSLVALDNLLRGLDEISLSRDALAADLDANWEVLGEAVQTTVRAEIVAGRSQISDPYALLKELTRGRRVGAAELAEFVEGLDIGDEAKKRLLALTPATYTGLAEQLTRTYL; this comes from the coding sequence GTGACCGCATTCCCCCCCCAGCCCCTGAGCCCGCTCGACGGCCGCTACCGGAGCGTCGTCTCGCCACTGGCCGAGTACCTGTCGGAGGCGGGTCTCAACCGCGTCCGCGTGGAGGTCGAGATCGAGTGGATCATCACCCTCACCAACAACTCGCTCTTCGGCACGACCCCGCTCTCGCAGGACGACAAGGCGCGCCTGCGCGCGCTGTACCTCACCTTCGGACAGGCCGAGATCGACTGGCTCGCCGAGCGCGAGGCCGTCACGCGCCACGACGTCAAGGCCGTCGAGTACCTCGTGCGCGATCGCCTGGAGCAGCTCGGGCTCGCGGCGCTCGCCGAGCTCACGCACTTCGGCGCCACGAGCGAGGACATCAACTCGCTCGCCTACGCCCTCACCGTCAAGCGCGCCGTCGCCGAGGTGTGGCTGCCGGCCCTCCGCGCCGTCGTGGAGAAGCTGCGCACGCTGGCGCTCGAGCACGCGGACGCCGCCCTGCTCTCGCGCACGCACGGTCAGCCGGCCACCCCGACCACCGTGGGCAAGGAGCTCGGCGTCTTCGTGTGGCGCCTGGAGCGCGTCGTCCGCCAGATCGAGGGCTCCGAGTACCTCGGGAAGTTCTCCGGCGCCACGGGGACGTGGTCGGCGCACCTCGCCGCAGCCCCCCACGTCGCGTGGCCCAACATCGCCCGCGGCTTCGTGGAGTCGCTCGGCCTCGCCTTCAACCCGCTCACGACGCAGATCGAGTCGCACGACTGGCAGATCGAGCTGTACGACCGCGCGAAGCACGCGGGGGGCATCCTCCACAACCTCGCGACCGATGTCTGGGCCTACATCTCGCTCGGCTACTTCGCGCAGATCCCCGTCGCGGGCGCCACGGGCTCGTCGACCATGCCGCACAAGATCAACCCCATCCGCTTCGAGAACGCCGAGGCGAACCTCGAGATCGCGGGCGGCCTGTTCACCACCCTCGCGCAGACGCTCGTCACCTCGCGCCTCCAGCGCGACCTGACCGACTCCTCGACGCAGCGCAACATCGGCGTCGCCCTCGGCCACTCGCTCGTCGCGCTCGACAACCTGCTGCGCGGGCTCGACGAGATCTCGCTCTCGCGCGACGCGCTGGCGGCCGACCTCGACGCGAACTGGGAGGTGCTCGGCGAGGCCGTCCAGACGACGGTGCGCGCCGAGATCGTCGCGGGGCGCTCGCAGATCAGCGACCCCTACGCCCTCCTCAAGGAGCTCACGCGCGGACGTCGCGTCGGCGCCGCCGAGCTCGCCGAGTTCGTGGAGGGACTCGACATCGGCGACGAGGCGAAGAAGCGCCTGCTCGCGCTGACGCCCGCGACCTACACGGGCCTCGCCGAGCAGCTCACGCGCACCTACCTCTGA